A window from Lagopus muta isolate bLagMut1 chromosome 5, bLagMut1 primary, whole genome shotgun sequence encodes these proteins:
- the AFAP1L2 gene encoding actin filament-associated protein 1-like 2 isoform X7, producing MEKYKALEQLLTELEDFLRILDKENLSSTALVKKSFLSDLLRVYNKSSGTGGDEEYIYMNKVTVNRQQGDQEKQDKALDGKNSLTNGDLGLHSSPPQKSLPELPPPKIPETKQPLVPKIESPEGYYEEAEPYDVSMNEDGEAVSSSYESYDEEESSKGKSATHQWPSTEATIELMKDARICAFLWRKKWLGQWAKQLCVIKDTRLLCYKSSKDHNPQLDVNLLGCTVIHKEKQVRKKEHKLKIIPMNADVIVLGLQSKDQAEQWLRVIQETSGLQCEGGSEGNQYIPESQRLNYPKVDLSERYSAASESGSSTDGHPETVETKDVKKKGTAGLKLSNLMNLGRKKSSSLDSPERSLETSSYLNVLVNSQWKSRWCQIKDGHLHFYQDKNRSKLAQQPLSLAGCEVIPEPSPDHLYSFRILHNGEERVVLEAKSSEEMGHWLGLLLSESGSKTDPEEFTYDYVDADRVSCIVSAAKNSFFLMQRKYSEPNAYIDNLPKGRVQQEELYDDVDLPDVPVEEVPKSESKLEGDQDRVYLDLTPVKSFLHCAGKKPCQPSSLSSPALERAGNKAAADSTAETAPADKDAEPCKKEETEQKHSEKPEPEEPPPQVPTVKIQTQQQNITFPQTAPEPPAGSVPVGSPQLMPAHRPKMPLPVAAVETKLGKNRTEAEVKRFTEEKERLEKEKDEIRAQLTQLRKERRELKEMLAGCTDKNLEQRLKEIDEECKRKESRRVDLELSLVEVKENLKKAESGPVTLGTTVDTTHLENTAPRTQTKPASPATSAESSPVNSATALKNRPLSVMVTGKGTVLQKAKEWEKKGAS from the exons CTCTGGATGGGAAAAACTCCTTGACCAATGGAGACTTGGGACTGCATTCATCCCCTCCCCAGAAGAGCCTTCCAGAGCTGCCCCCTCCAAAG ATTCCCGAAACAAAGCAGCCTTTGGTTCCCAAGATCGAGTCCCCAGAGGGATATTACGAAGAGGCTGAGCCATACGATGTCTCTATGAATG AAGATGGTGAAGCTGTTAGCAGCTCCTATGAATCTTATGATGAAGAAGAGAGCAGCAAAGGCAAGTCAGCAACCCATCAGTGGCCATCCACAGAAGCCACCATTGAGCTGATGAAGGATGCCCGCATCTGTGCATTCCTGTGGAGAAAGAAGTGGCTGGGACAGTGGGCAAAACAGCTGTGTGTCATCAAGGACACCAGGTTGCTG TGCTACAAGAGCTCCAAAGACCACAACCCTCAACTGGACGTGAATTTGCTGGGCTGCACTGTCATTCACAAGGAAAAGCAAGTGAGGAAGAAAGAACACAAGCTGAAGATCATCCCCATGAACGCCGATGTCAtcgtgctggggctgcagagtAAAGATCAGGCAGAGCAGTGGCTCAGG GTAATCCAGGAGACCAGTGGTCTGCAGTGTGAAGGAGGCAGTGAAGGCAACCAGTACATCCCAGAGTCACAGCGTCTCAATTACCCAAAG GTGGACCTCTCCGAGAGGTATTCTGCAGCCTCAGAGagcggcagcagcacagatgggCACCCTGAGACAGTCGAGACAAAGGATG TTAAAAAGAAGGGCACAGCTGGCCTAAAACTAAGCAACCTCATGAACCTCGGGAGGAAGAAATCCAGCTCTCTGGATAGCCCGGAGAGATCCCTGGAGACTTCAA GTTACCTGAATGTGCTAGTGAACAGCCAGTGGAAATCCCGTTGGTGTCAGATAAAAGATGGTCACCTCCATTTCTACCAGGACAAGAACCGAAGCAAACTGGCTCAGCAGCCCCTAAGTTTGGCAGGTTGTGAAGTTATCCCAGAGCCAAGCCCTGATCATCTCTATTCCTTCCGCATCTTGCACAATGGGGAAGAACGGGTCGTTCTGGAG GCAAAGTCCTCGGAGGAGATGGGACACTGGCTGGGGCTCCTCTTGTCTGAGTCAGGCTCAAAAACAGACCCAGAGGAATTTACCTATGATTATGTGGACGCTGACAGAGTCTCCTGCATCGTGAGCGCTGCAAAGAACTCTTTCTT CCTAATGCAGAGGAAATACTCCGAGCCCAATGCCTACATCGACAACCTGCCCAAGGGGAGGGTACAACAGGAAGAGCTCTATGATGACGTGGATCTGCCAGATGTGCCAGTG GAGGAAGTACCCAAGAGTGAGAGCAAGTTGGAAGGGGACCAAGATAGGGTGTACCTGGATCTCACCCCAGTGAAGTCattcctgcactgtgctggcaaGAAGCCATGTCAGCCTTCATCCCTGAGCTCACCAGCTCTAGAAAGGGCTGGCAATAAGGCTgcagcagacagcactgctgagacAGCCCCAGCGGATAAGGATGCCGAGCCCTGCAAAAAGGAGGAGACAGAGCAG AAACACTCAGAAAAGCCGGAACCTGAAGAGCCACCACCACAGGTGCCCACTGTGAAAATccagacacagcagcagaacatcacCTTCCCACAGACCGCCCCTGAGCCACCAGCAGGCTCTGTACCAGTGGGCAGCCCACAGCTGATGCCCGCACACCGACCCAAGATGCCACTGCCTG TGGCAGCGGTGGAAACCAAGCTGGGCAAGAACAGGACAGAGGCAGAGGTGAAGCGGTTTACGGAGGAAAAGGAGCggctggagaaggagaaggatgAAATCCGGGCTCAGCTCACCCAGCTGCGCAAGGAGAGGCGGGAGTTGAAGGAGATGCTTGCAGGATGTACAG ACAAGAACctggagcagaggctgaaggagATAGATGAAGAgtgcaagaggaaagaaagccGAAGGGTAGACCTGGAGCTGAGCCTGGTAGAGGTGAAGGAGAACCTGAAGAAGGCAGAGTCTGGTCCTGTGACGTTGGGCACCACTGTGGACACCACGCACTTGGAGAATACAGCTCCCCGG ACTCAAACAAAACCTGCCAGTCCAGCAACTAGCGCAGAGAGCTCACCAGTCAACTCAGCAACGGCTCTGAAAAACAGGCCTTTGTCTGTCATGGTGACGGGGAAGGGGACAGTCCTACAGAAAGCTAAG gaatgggagaaaaaaggCGCAAGTTAG